actaaagcacgaaatttactaaatgacttgaatgcacagaaaactctaaaagacacagtgagcgaacgtttccaaaagtttattaaatcattattttgccacaaacaacatgaaacaccgctgaaaactattgaatttaataactgtataccagtgcacaaataagtttgtcagtacttagctttataatcgCTACAGCTGCGTTGAGTGCTgtgttgaattgacatggaattatCTATATATAGATAGAAAATTAACCTTTAATATTAATGTGAACTTTATTTTATGTGCTTAAGTTCATATTTTTATCCTTTGCCTCTGATggtgcagtaattactctaatgTCATTCTcgcaatccctatgtgagtgaaaTGTAGGGGATTGTAATGTATCCCTACAGTAATCATTTAGAGCCAGTTCTGGGAAACTTAGTTAACCCTTTCATGGTTGCTGGGACacatatgtcccactaattttGGGCCTTATTTAAAACACTGGGAAGCGAGTTGCATATTTCTGCTCAGTCCTGCCATCTGTTGGCAGCTCTTCTGAACTCGGAAAAAAATCGAGGCACTGAAATTCTCAGTCTATAGAAGGCTGTGACTGTTGCAGTGCGTTGTCGCGTGAGTTTCCGCACCAAAACTTGTATTTCTTGTGTCTCGAGACAGTTTTCGGTGTATTCTGACTACTAAAAATGCCCGAAGTAAGTATTTTTGCTATTTTCAATTTCTTATATATTTACAAATGACAACTACACTTTCTAGAACGTATTTTACTTCTAAAATATTTTTTAGCGTAGTTACAAttagtgggacacatgtgtcccagtaACCATTGTGTGACCCTATAGTTCCTGTATGTTAGGATGTTGTAGGACTTATATTTCAGAGAAAGAGCTTTTTTATGTAACATTTTGTGCTAGTAAAAGTACGGTATGTGGTTTAGAACTAAgacatattattgttactttatgcaGATGCTGCGAGACAGCGAGATCCTGGACTTTTAATTTTCACTGCCAGATAATCCAGAAGAATTGGACATtgaagctgatgatgatgatgatgatgatgatgatgatctagaGGAGGTTTTTCATCTCATGATCATTTGTCTACTCCAAGTACACCATTAGAAACATGGACACACAATTATATGGAACAGATTGTCAACAATGATGTGCAACTAGATTCGTTGATAGATGAAAACATCAGTGTTGCGAGTGAAAGTGGAGTGAATTTTGAGCAAGATGATGAAACTGGTGAATTTACAGATTCTCACTGGGATGATGATGTAACTCACTTTGAAGAACTAAATTTATCCTCAGTGTTCGACCCAAAACCAACAATAAACTTTGCTTTGGCAGACAATGAACTTgtgtattttgaaaaattatttgacGTTTCAgtgatgcaacagatctgctttcAAACAAATTTGTATGCTTAACTGAAGAATAGTGCACAGTGGAGGGAACTCAGTTCAGGAACTAAAAGCTTTTCTGGGTATGATAATAGTAATGGGTATTCATCAATTACCTGAAGCAGCCAGTTACTGGAGCTCAGACccatatgtaaatgtaaatgcagtatcGAATGTTATGACACTTGGTTGCTATAAGAAAATAATAGAGAACCTTCACTGCAATGATAATTTGTTTCAGCCAGCAACAAACGATCCTGGTTATGACAAGTTGTACAAAATCAGACCACTTATCTCAGCCCTGAACAAAAACTGTTTGAAAGTATATCACCCTTCTACTTCACTAGCAGTTGATGAGTCAATGGTTGCATTCAAAGGAAGAACGAGCCTGAAACAGTACATGCTCATGAAACCTGCAAAAAGAGGCTACAAAATTTGGTGCCTTGCTGATGCAAACACaggttttatttcaaattttgatgtCTACACAGGTAAATCTGTTGCCAGTAGACAGGAATTCAAAGATTGCCAAATGTGTGAAAAAGTAGTGCTGGAACTCTGTAAACCATTTTTTAATTCCAATAGAAATGCGATTTTTGATAATTTCTTTTCAACATTTAGACTAATGAAGGAACTGAGAAAACGGGGGCTTTATAGCTGTGGTACTGTCAGAGGAAACAGAAAAGGCCTACCTCCATTTTTGGCGAGTAAATCACCAAGTCTAAACCATGGAGAGTTTACATTTGCTGTCAAATCTGGTGTTGCTGCTGTCAAGTGGCATGATAGCAAAGCAGTCTGTCTCATTTCCACTGCACATAATCCTAAAGATGTTGTATTCATCAAAAGAAAATTGAAAGATGGATCCACAATCAGCATTTCATGTCCTGAAGTAGTACATGCTTATAATAGTACTACGGGTGGAGTAGATCGTTTTGACCAGCTACAAGAAAGGTATATGGTTGGCAGGCAATCAGTAAAATGGTGGCACCGACTATTTATTGTTTTGTTGACTTAGCGATCGTCAACTCTTATGTACTATTTCGAATGTCAAGACAAAACGCAAACCAGCTGTCATTTTGAATGAGACTAGCAAGGCAGTTGATAAATGGATCTTCATCAAGAATGAAGAAGGGCCCATCACCTGCTTTCTATTCTAGCAAAAGAGGTGTCACTGCAGTGCCACAGGAAGTAAGGCTTATGAATGTCAGGTCtcatattcccatggagacaaagAACAGGTGGTGGTGTAGGTTTTGCAGCACAAAAGACGCTGAAAAACGAACAAAATATATTTGTTCATCCTGTAATGTGCCACTTTGTAAGTAATATTCACTAAGtagcaaaatgtatttttttgttggAAATAATAAAGTACACCACATGTTTGCATATTGGCAAAATGAGTTACATTTCATTTCCAATACATTAATGTTAAATACTGGTGCAAATAGGCCTTGTTCATAAATTTTACACTAATTTGTAGCAACTTCATTGTGAGGAAAATCGGTCCCAGAAATGATCAGTGGGACATatgcgtaccccccccccccccccccccctcccgttttttatatatatatatatatatatatatatatatatatatatatatatatatatatatatatatatatatatatatatatatataagaaaatggttcaagttAAAAATTATTCAAAGGCATATTTGTAATTCTGACCCAAATAAGACTCTGTAACAGCTGAGGTACCTTAATAAATTCTAAAAAATGAGTAA
The genomic region above belongs to Schistocerca americana isolate TAMUIC-IGC-003095 chromosome 7, iqSchAmer2.1, whole genome shotgun sequence and contains:
- the LOC124623070 gene encoding piggyBac transposable element-derived protein 4-like, with protein sequence MGIHQLPEAASYWSSDPYVNVNAVSNVMTLGCYKKIIENLHCNDNLFQPATNDPGYDKLYKIRPLISALNKNCLKVYHPSTSLAVDESMVAFKGRTSLKQYMLMKPAKRGYKIWCLADANTGFISNFDVYTGKSVASRQEFKDCQMCEKVVLELCKPFFNSNRNAIFDNFFSTFRLMKELRKRGLYSCGTVRGNRKGLPPFLASKSPSLNHGEFTFAVKSGVAAVKWHDSKAVCLISTAHNPKDVVFIKRKLKDGSTISISCPEVVHAYNSTTGGVDRFDQLQERYMVGRQSVKWWHRLFIVLLT